The following proteins come from a genomic window of Polaribacter dokdonensis:
- a CDS encoding ComEC/Rec2 family competence protein encodes MKKVLAYLPLHFAMLVILGILCQFYFKVWQFGFLKIGLLFLTLLLFLLIKHRVLNTLISFFLFYFIGVSSVYINNDLNYDNHYSNHIEAHQLTFLKISKVLKPNRYYKKFEAEVIQVDSTKTRGKILLNISNSDYTKILNVDAVLVSKLEIQSISKSLNPYQFNYKTYLEKQRIQEQIYLKEQDYLIHQSSQNTLIGYSDRFRNKVEKALKKYNFKANDLAVINALLLGKRVNISKDLLEDYANAGAIHILAVSGLHVGIILLILSFLLKPLEQIRNGKIIKTVLIVIFLWVFAFIAGLSASVIRAVTMFTFLAIGLFFNRKNIVLFSLISSLFFLLVFKPLFLFDVGFQMSYLAVFGIVILQPKIYKLWKPRYMIIDKFWQLTTVSLAAQVGVLPLSLYYFHQFPGLFILSNLIIVPVLGFILIGGILIITLALSNSLPQVLAKFYGKIISLMNNFVSWIAKQEDFLFTEISLSLSMMFIIYLVIIFWIYFFLNRKPRRLIYLLISIIVLQGFVLYEEHQKRNKDEFIVFHKSRNTIIGERRGASLSIHHDLDSTFINQLNAITAYQVNQNVKVNTVENIPYIFTFRNQNVLVVDSLGVYRIGDFKNQIILLKQSPKINLERLIKELSPKQIIADGSNYKSYVKRWKATSEKLNIPFYDTSINGAFILKN; translated from the coding sequence ATGAAAAAGGTACTTGCCTATTTACCCTTGCATTTTGCTATGCTCGTAATTTTAGGAATCCTTTGTCAATTTTATTTTAAAGTTTGGCAGTTTGGTTTTCTAAAAATTGGATTATTGTTCTTAACGCTTTTGCTTTTTTTACTGATAAAGCATAGGGTACTGAACACGCTCATAAGTTTTTTTCTTTTCTATTTCATAGGGGTTTCATCTGTCTATATTAATAATGATTTGAATTATGATAATCATTACAGTAATCATATTGAAGCTCATCAATTAACCTTCTTAAAAATATCAAAAGTTCTAAAACCAAACAGGTATTACAAGAAATTTGAAGCTGAGGTCATTCAGGTTGATTCTACTAAAACAAGAGGAAAAATACTACTGAATATCTCAAATAGCGATTATACTAAAATCTTAAATGTTGATGCTGTTTTAGTGTCAAAACTAGAAATTCAATCAATTTCTAAATCATTAAATCCATATCAATTTAACTATAAAACATATCTAGAAAAACAAAGAATACAAGAACAGATTTATTTAAAAGAACAAGATTATCTAATTCATCAAAGCTCACAAAACACTTTAATAGGGTACTCAGATCGATTTAGAAATAAAGTAGAAAAGGCATTAAAAAAATACAATTTTAAAGCTAATGATTTGGCTGTAATTAATGCTTTGTTGTTGGGTAAAAGAGTAAATATTTCTAAGGATTTATTGGAAGATTATGCAAATGCAGGTGCCATTCATATTTTGGCAGTTTCTGGTTTACATGTAGGTATTATTTTATTAATTCTTTCATTTTTACTAAAGCCTTTAGAGCAAATTAGAAATGGAAAAATTATAAAAACAGTTTTGATTGTAATTTTTCTTTGGGTATTTGCTTTTATAGCTGGGTTATCTGCAAGCGTTATTAGAGCAGTAACAATGTTTACATTTTTGGCAATAGGGTTGTTTTTTAATCGAAAAAATATTGTGCTGTTTTCATTAATCTCTTCACTATTTTTTCTGTTAGTTTTTAAGCCATTATTTCTTTTTGATGTAGGTTTTCAAATGAGCTATTTAGCTGTTTTTGGTATTGTGATTTTACAACCAAAAATTTATAAATTATGGAAACCTAGATATATGATAATAGATAAATTTTGGCAGTTAACTACAGTTTCATTAGCTGCACAAGTAGGTGTTTTGCCTTTAAGTTTGTATTATTTTCATCAATTTCCAGGGCTTTTTATTTTATCAAACTTAATTATTGTGCCTGTTTTAGGTTTCATTTTAATTGGCGGAATTTTAATTATAACATTAGCTCTATCAAACAGCCTGCCTCAAGTTCTAGCAAAATTCTATGGCAAGATAATTTCTTTGATGAATAATTTTGTGAGTTGGATTGCTAAACAAGAAGATTTTTTATTTACAGAGATTTCATTGTCATTATCAATGATGTTTATTATCTATTTAGTAATAATTTTTTGGATATATTTTTTCCTAAATAGAAAACCGAGAAGATTGATTTATTTACTTATTTCTATTATTGTCCTACAAGGTTTTGTTTTATATGAAGAACATCAAAAGAGAAATAAGGATGAGTTTATTGTATTTCATAAATCTAGAAATACAATTATTGGTGAAAGAAGAGGTGCTTCTTTAAGTATTCATCATGATTTGGATTCAACATTTATTAATCAATTAAATGCAATTACAGCTTATCAGGTAAATCAAAATGTGAAAGTAAATACAGTAGAAAACATCCCTTATATTTTTACATTTAGAAATCAGAATGTTTTAGTGGTAGATTCTTTAGGAGTTTATAGAATAGGCGATTTTAAAAATCAAATTATTCTTCTAAAACAATCGCCTAAAATTAACTTGGAGCGTCTCATAAAAGAGTTATCACCTAAGCAAATTATTGCAGATGGTTCTAATTATAAAAGTTATGTAAAAAGGTGGAAAGCTACTTCAGAGAAATTAAATATTCCATTTTATGATACTTCTATAAACGGAGCGTTTATATTAAAAAATTAA
- a CDS encoding C40 family peptidase, with product MIKKLTFSLLFLLILSSCSSSRKISSAAKFKRNKAEKIVANALKYKGVKYKYGGTTRKGMDCSGIVFVAFGKEKIKLPRVSKNMAKTGKKVSLKKAKKGDLIFFKTRKRYANINHVGLIVSAKNGQIRFIHSTTSKGVIISSLSQKYWRKAFVKINRVL from the coding sequence TTGATTAAAAAGCTGACTTTTTCTTTATTGTTTCTACTAATTTTAAGTAGTTGTTCATCTTCTAGAAAGATATCATCTGCAGCAAAATTTAAAAGAAATAAAGCTGAGAAAATAGTAGCCAATGCTTTAAAATATAAAGGTGTAAAATACAAATATGGAGGAACTACAAGAAAAGGTATGGATTGCTCAGGAATTGTATTTGTAGCCTTTGGGAAAGAAAAAATAAAATTACCTCGTGTTTCCAAAAATATGGCCAAAACTGGAAAGAAGGTGTCTTTAAAGAAGGCAAAGAAAGGCGATTTAATATTTTTTAAGACAAGAAAAAGATACGCAAACATTAATCATGTAGGTTTAATTGTCTCCGCCAAAAATGGTCAAATTCGTTTTATACATTCCACTACTTCAAAAGGTGTAATTATTTCTTCTTTATCTCAAAAGTACTGGAGAAAAGCCTTCGTGAAAATCAACAGAGTACTTTAA
- a CDS encoding thioredoxin family protein, translating into MKKLLVFIAFVAISFTANAQEEIIWLSFEKAIELNKENPKPILIDVYTDWCGYCKKMDKETYANPTIADYINKNFYAIKLDGEGKEDITYKGHTFKYRKQGKSGFHELSAALLEGQLSYPSTIFMTEKEQMLQKIPGYLSLERFEKILAYFNTEAYKDQEWADFEKDFKSNLKR; encoded by the coding sequence ATGAAAAAATTACTTGTTTTTATAGCCTTTGTAGCAATCAGTTTTACAGCAAATGCTCAAGAAGAAATTATTTGGTTGTCTTTTGAAAAGGCTATCGAATTAAATAAAGAAAACCCAAAACCTATATTAATAGATGTATATACAGATTGGTGTGGTTATTGCAAAAAAATGGATAAAGAAACCTATGCAAATCCAACAATTGCAGACTATATAAATAAAAATTTCTATGCCATAAAATTAGATGGAGAAGGTAAAGAAGATATTACTTATAAAGGACATACTTTTAAATATAGAAAACAAGGTAAAAGTGGTTTTCATGAATTATCAGCAGCTTTACTAGAAGGTCAATTATCATATCCTTCAACCATATTCATGACAGAGAAAGAACAAATGCTTCAAAAGATTCCTGGGTATTTAAGCTTAGAAAGGTTTGAGAAAATTTTAGCTTATTTCAACACAGAAGCCTATAAAGACCAAGAATGGGCAGATTTTGAAAAGGATTTTAAAAGTAATTTAAAACGTTAA
- the surE gene encoding 5'/3'-nucleotidase SurE, translating into MQEKPLILVTNDDGITAPGIRALIKIMNKIGDVVVVAPDSPQSGMGHAITVDNVLTCNPITIDDGPQLEYTCSGTPADCVKMAISEILNKKPDLCVSGINHGANSSINVIYSGTMSAAIEAGIEGVPAIGFSLLDFKWHADFKPAEDFVKNITLNTLLNGLPEGVVLNVNIPNLKKEEIKGTKICRQAMGVWKEDFDKRKSPFGKEYYWLSGEFVNRDKGQDTDVYALENGYVSIVPVQFDLTAHHMIQKLNSWEL; encoded by the coding sequence ATGCAAGAGAAACCTTTAATTTTAGTAACAAATGATGATGGAATTACTGCTCCAGGAATAAGAGCTTTAATTAAAATTATGAATAAAATTGGAGATGTAGTTGTTGTTGCTCCTGATAGTCCACAAAGTGGAATGGGTCATGCAATTACTGTAGATAATGTTTTAACTTGTAATCCAATTACCATAGATGATGGTCCACAATTAGAATATACATGCTCTGGAACACCAGCAGATTGTGTAAAAATGGCCATTAGCGAAATTCTAAATAAAAAACCAGACTTATGTGTTTCTGGTATAAATCATGGAGCCAATTCCTCTATTAACGTAATTTACTCTGGTACAATGAGTGCTGCTATTGAAGCAGGTATAGAAGGTGTGCCAGCCATTGGTTTTTCTTTGTTAGATTTTAAATGGCATGCAGATTTTAAACCAGCAGAAGATTTTGTTAAAAATATAACGTTAAACACTTTACTGAATGGATTACCTGAAGGTGTTGTTTTAAACGTAAATATTCCTAATTTAAAGAAAGAAGAGATTAAAGGTACCAAGATTTGCAGACAAGCAATGGGTGTTTGGAAAGAAGATTTTGACAAACGAAAAAGTCCTTTTGGTAAAGAGTATTATTGGCTTTCAGGTGAGTTTGTAAACAGAGATAAAGGTCAAGATACAGATGTATATGCCCTAGAAAATGGCTATGTTTCAATAGTTCCTGTTCAATTTGATTTAACTGCACATCACATGATTCAAAAATTAAATTCTTGGGAACTGTAA
- the lpxB gene encoding lipid-A-disaccharide synthase, whose translation MKYYIIAGEASGDLHGSNLMKAIYKEDSEADIRFWGGDLMQSVGGYLVSHYKERAFMGFFEVLKNLNKVLVFIEFCKKDIEEFQPDVIVFIDNSGFNLRIAKWAKKKGFLTNYYISPQVWASRATRVKGIKRDVDQMFVILPFEKDFYKKFDYEVTFVGHPLIDAIAGREQVSEAEFRKEHNLGDKPIIALLPGSRKQEITKKLNVMLSLVDDFKEYNFVIAGAPSQDFTFYKNIIGNREVSFIDNKTYDLLSISYAALVASGTATLETALFKVPQVVCYKGGFISYQIAKRIITLKYISLVNLIMDREVVKELIQNDLTKSNLKKELTKILDENHREKMFLDYFDLEQELGGKGASAKTAKLIVENIKAKS comes from the coding sequence ATGAAATATTACATTATTGCTGGAGAAGCTTCAGGAGATTTACATGGTTCGAATTTAATGAAGGCCATTTACAAAGAAGATTCAGAAGCAGATATTCGTTTCTGGGGAGGAGATTTAATGCAAAGTGTGGGTGGCTATTTAGTAAGTCATTATAAAGAAAGAGCTTTTATGGGTTTTTTCGAAGTTTTAAAAAACCTAAATAAAGTTTTAGTATTCATTGAATTTTGTAAAAAAGATATCGAAGAATTTCAACCAGATGTAATTGTATTTATAGACAACTCTGGTTTTAATTTAAGAATCGCAAAATGGGCTAAGAAAAAAGGTTTCTTAACCAATTATTACATTTCTCCACAAGTTTGGGCAAGCAGAGCAACAAGAGTAAAAGGTATTAAAAGAGATGTAGACCAAATGTTTGTGATACTACCTTTTGAAAAGGATTTTTACAAAAAGTTCGATTATGAAGTTACCTTTGTTGGGCATCCTTTAATTGATGCAATTGCAGGTAGAGAACAAGTAAGTGAAGCCGAATTTAGAAAAGAGCATAATTTAGGTGATAAGCCAATTATTGCGCTTTTACCAGGAAGTAGAAAGCAAGAAATTACTAAGAAACTAAATGTAATGCTTTCTTTAGTAGATGATTTCAAGGAATATAATTTTGTTATTGCAGGTGCTCCTAGTCAAGATTTTACATTTTATAAAAACATTATAGGAAATAGAGAAGTTAGTTTTATAGACAATAAAACTTATGATTTGCTTAGTATTTCATATGCAGCTTTAGTAGCTTCAGGTACAGCAACTCTAGAAACTGCTTTGTTTAAAGTGCCACAAGTAGTTTGTTATAAAGGTGGTTTTATCTCTTATCAAATAGCAAAAAGAATTATTACTTTAAAATATATTTCTCTAGTAAATTTAATAATGGATAGAGAGGTTGTAAAAGAATTAATTCAGAACGATTTAACAAAATCTAACCTAAAGAAAGAGCTAACTAAAATTTTAGATGAAAATCATCGAGAAAAAATGTTCTTAGATTATTTTGATTTAGAACAGGAATTAGGAGGTAAAGGAGCATCAGCCAAAACAGCCAAACTAATTGTAGAAAACATAAAAGCCAAATCTTGA